The genome window GAGGAACAGGGCTGGACCAGTACCTCGCCGTTGGACCTTTTGTTCGATTACGTCATGCGCATTTATTTGCTGCGGGTGTTGGTGCTGGTGCTGATCGCCCTGGTGGCGGTGCGCCTGGCCATCCGTCCACTCAATGCCCTGGCCAAGGCGGCCGAAGCGCTGGGCCGGGACATCCAGCGTCCGCCATTGTCGGTGGACGGCCCCACCGAAGTGCGCCGCGCCGCCCAGGCGTTCAATGCCATGCAGCAGCGGCTGATCGCCAATATTGCCGAGCGCACGCGGTTTCTTGCGGCCATTTCCCACGACCTGCGGTCACCGATCACACGCTTGCGCTTGCGCACCGAAATGTTGGAAGACAACCGTACCAAAGAGCGTTTTCGCAGCGACCTGGAAGAAATGGAGCACATGGTGTCCAGCACGCTGGATTTTGTCAGCAGCGGCGAAATCAACGAGACGCGACAGAACATCGATATCAACGCCTTGCTGCAAAGCTTGCAGGCGGACCTACAGGACGTTGGCGAACAGGTGGTGATTGACGGCCGGGCGAAGCAGCCATTGCCCGGGTATGCCCGCAGCCTTAAACGTTGCGTGCAGAACCTGCTGGAGAACGCCGTGCGGTATGGCCGTGATGTGGTGGTGCGGGTCGAGGACAAGGCGGACAGCTTGAAGATCGTCATCAGTGACCGTGGCCCCGGGATTCCCCAGGAACAATTGGAGCAGGTGATGGAACCGTTCTATCGGGTGGAAGGTTCACGCAATGCCGAGACCGGCGGGTATGGCTTGGGATTGAGCATTGCCCACACCATCGCCAAGGCGCATGGCGGGCGTTTGGCGTTGCACAATCGGGAAGGCGGGGGGCTTGAGGTGGTGTTGCAGCTGTGGCGAGCGGGCTTGCCACAGCAAGCCTGCTAGCTACAGAGCCAGGCTTTACGCCCCGTGGCACTTCTTGAATTTCTTCTCGCTGCCGCACGGGCAAGGATCGTTGCGACCCACGTCCTTCAGGGCATTGCGCACCGGCTCCTGGTGAGCGTGGCCGCAGTTCGGGCCGTGGACATGGCCGTGGCCGTGGTCGTGATCATGGTGATCGTGATCGTGGTTGCAGTCAGGACCATGGACATGGGGTTGCTGAGTCATCGATGTCGCTCCGGAATAAAATCGCCGGGGATTATCTCGCCATTGTGGTTCACCTGCACGTCATAACCGATGAATAATCCGGTTTTCAGCTCGCCTTCGAGGCGATAGGGCACGGGGCGGTCGGGTTTTTTCAGCATCTGCACCACATCGCGGATCTGCGGCCAGAGGTTGGTGCGCACCGACACCTTGAAAAAGGCATGGCCTCGTGGCGGCACGGTGAGCCATTCGTTGGACTCGCCCTCGGTCAGCACAAAGTCATCCAGCGTCACCTTGTAGATCAGGCCACGCACGGTCAGGTCGGCGTCGTCGCGGTTGTCCACACGAAAGTACAGCTTGAATTTCTGCTCCAGCAGCTTGGCCCGTACCACTTCGACCTTTACCAGGGAGACGTGGGGCGGCGGCGCGTCGTCTTCGAACCACGACGCGCAGCCGGTCAGGCCAAGGGTTAACGCCAGCATCAAGCTGTAGATCCGGAGCATGGCGTGAGTCCTGTGGTGGCTAGAGGTAGCTGGAACAACACTTCTTGAATTTTTGCCCACTGCCGCACAGGCAGGCATCGTTGCGTCCGGCCTTCACTTCCACGGTCGGGTCGATGAAGTACCAGCGCCCGTCATTCTGTACGAAAGAAGACTGCTCGCGGTGGCTATGTTCACCGGTACTGTCATGCCAGCGCGCGGTGAAGGTCACAAACGCGTGTTCCGGTTGGCCGCCGAACACCTCGGAACTTTCTACTTCAAGGCCGAGCCAGGTGCTCTGGGCGCTCCACGCGGCGATGGCGGCACGGTCCAGACCGGGTTGTTGCGCGGGCAGGGTGGTCGCCACCAGGTAGTCCACCAGGCCGAGTACGTAGGCGCTGTAGCGCGAGCGCATCAACGCGGTGGCACAGGGCGCCGGGTGCCCGGCGTGATAATGACCGCAGCAGGCATCCAGCAGGTTGCCACTGCCGCAGGGGCAAATGGATGTACTCATCGGGTTACCACCAATACTTTCCGAAGTTTTCCGGGTTGGCCCAGAAGCGGGCGTTGAGCCAGTCCGGCACTTGTTTATAGTCAAGCAGATCGTAGGTAAACAGCGTCAGAACCTGCTCGTCACGCTGGAAACGCTCGCCGGCCTGCAGGGCCAGGGAGAAGAAGTCGGTGTCCTTCCAGTCGCAGGCGCCCAGGTCCACCAGCACCGCAATGCGGCTGGCATTGAGGTTGCGGATGCCGCCGAGCAGGGTCAGGCCTTGCGGTTTTGACAGGTGCTCCAGGCAGTCCACCACCAGTGCCAGGTCAAAACGCTGCGCCGCCAGCTCCGCCGACAGTGGGCCGGGTGGGGCAAGAGCAACCTGGGTGTCGGGATGTGCTGCTTGAAAAGCCTCCAGCGCCGGGAACTGGCTGGCGCCCAACAGCAACAGGCGTTTGGGCTGGTGCAAGTCGAGCAAGGCGGCCAGGGCTTGCTGGGGTGTACGGTCAGAAATACCGGCGGTCATCAGAGATCCTCACATCAGGACCGTAGAGACTAGCGCGGCTGAGCGTGCGGGCCTAGAGCGGGCGGTGGCGAAAAGTCCTACAAGGGCGATGATCCCCAATGAATACAGGGGCGCGGCGTAGTGGCGCAGATGAAAAGAGCCGTCTTTACTCCAGTCATCGGCCCCCGCCGATCCCCTCAGGAGAAACTCAATGAGCATCATGCGGACAGCTCTACCCTTGGTTCTGCTAACCGGAGTATTGACAGGTTGCGCAGGTTTGCAAAAAACCGATTGGCCCACCTGTGCCGCCGTTGGCGGCGTGACCGGTGCGGCGATCGGTGCCACTGAAAGCTCGGCCTATGCGGGCTACGGCGCGTTGTTGGTCGGCGGTATGGCCGGCGCCTATTGCTGGGTGCATGGCGATGGTGACGAAGACGGCGACGGTGTGCCGGATAGCCGCGACAAGTGCCCAGGTACGCCAAAAGGCGTGCAGGTGGATGCCAATGGCTGCCCACCCGCGCCGCCGCCGGCTGTGGTAGAGGAAGTGGTGGTGGTCAAGGAAGAAACCATTGTGATCCGTGACGTGCACTTCCAGTTCGACTCGGCCAAGTTGACGGCGGCGGATACCGCCAAGCTCGACACCGTCGCCACCCGCCTGAAACAGGAAGCCCCAGGCGCTCAACTACGTGTCAGCGGTCACACCGACAGCGTCGGTAAAGACGCCTACAACCAGAAACTCTCGGAAAAACGCGCGCATTCGGTGGTCGAGTACCTGATCAAGTCCGGTGTGCCGCGCAGCAGTTTTGTATCGGTGACCGGTGCAGGCGAGAGCCATCCGGTAGCCGACAACAAAACCGCTGAAGGCCGTGCCTTGAACCGTCGTACGGAAATCCAGATCAACCGCTGACGGCCCTTGCCCCTGTGGAATCCCACAGGGGCAATGCTGCCGATCCTCCCCTTTATTAACTTTTTTGATCCTTCACTGGCAAAGCGCCTGCGGAAGTCGTTACTGTGCGTCCAAAGAAAAACTAGAAATATTTTTTGAAAAAATTCAGGGGAGCTCCATGATGCGTAAGGTTTTTCTGTTGGCCCTGTTGGTCAGCCCCGTTGCCCTGGCCCAGAGCGTCAGTGTTGAACCCAACTCGCTGATGCGCCTGCCCAACAGCACCAGCGTGTTGCAGCTGGAGCGCCTGGAGGTGGCGGACTACGGCACCTTGCTGATCCCCGCCAACATCAGCCAGGTCAGCGTGGATGAGTTGCGCTTGGGCCGCGACGCCCGTATCGCCATTGTGCCCGGTAGCACCGCGCTGCAATTGCAGGTGCGCCATGCGCAGTTGGAGCACGGCAGCCAGATCACCTCCCGCGGTGCTCCCGGTACTCACGAAAAACCGGCCAAGGCCGGGCGTGACCTGACCCTGCGCATCAATTCCCTGGCCGCAGAAGAACTCTCGGTTGATGCCCGTGGCGGCGCCGGTGCCCAAGGTTATGCCGGGCTGGACGGTGCCAATGGCGTGGATCCGGGTTGCACCTGGGGCTCGGCCGGTCGTGGCGCCAATGGTGATAACGGCGGCGATGGCTTGCCGGGGGCGTCGGGCGCGCAGGTACGGGTCGAGTTGCCGCAGGATTTCCCGGCGCAACAGATCAAGGTCTGGGTGGACGGTGGTCCCGGCGGTTTGGCCGGTACGGCGGGCAAGCCTGGCAAAGGCGGCCAGTCCAAAGGCTGCCTGGTGTACCGCGCCGACGGCGGCGAGAAGGGCCGTCCGGGCTTGGAAGGGCAGCCGGGGCCAGCTGGGCCTGCGGGGACTGTGACCATCCAGCGGCTTTGAATTACCTGGCCTGACGCTATCGGGGGCAAGCCCCCTCCCACAATTGGACTGCATTCCAACTGTGGGAGGGGGCTTGCCCCCGATGGCGATATACCTATCGCCTCACAACATCGGCCGAGCCGAAGCAATCGCCACCACCACCAACCCCACAATCAGGTTGATCCCCACCAACCGACGAATCTGCCCCAGTACCGCCGCGCCCGCCGGCCAATCCTCAGCCGCCACTGCCTTGCGCAGTTCGGGGAACTTCAACGCCTGGATACGGATAAACAACGCCGTCATCACCAGATACAAGCCCATCATCACCTGCACATAACGCGGCGCCGTCTCGAACCCGTTGAAGCGCAAGTGCAGCAAGCCAATGCCGCTGATCGGCAAAACCGCCACGGCAACCCACACCCATACGAAAAAACGTTGAAACACATTTGCCCACAGCTTGAGCCGGGCAGGGCCTTCAAGTGCCGCCACAGCGGCGGGGCGCAGGATCATCCAGGCGAAAAACATACCGCCGACCCATACCAGGGCGGCCAATACATGCAGGGTGTAAGCGAGGCTAAACGCGGTCATTGTGGTACTCCGTTCTGCGCGGGATTCATTAGCGGGGTATGATAGCCGCCGATCCGAACCACTGAAAATTTATCCAGCGTTTTTTGCGCCCGACTATCCATGATCAGCACTGAACTCAAAACCACGATCCAGGGTGCCTATTCGCGTTTTCTCGAAGCCAAGAGCTTGAAACCGCGCTACGGCCAACGCCTGATGATCGCCGAAGTGGCCAAGGTCCTCGGGGATATCGACACCGACGACGAAGGCCGCCGCGAGGGTGAGCCCGCGGTCGTGGCCGTCGAGGCCGGCACCGGTACCGGCAAGACCGTGGCCTACAGCCTGGCCGCGATCCCCACCGCCAAGGCCGCTGGCAAGCGCCTGGTGATCGCCACCGCCACCGTCGCCCTGCAGGAGCAGATCGTCTACAAAGACCTGCCCGACCTGATGCGCAACAGCGGCCTGAACTTCACCTTTGCCCTGGCCAAGGGGCGTGGGCGCTACATGTGCCTGTCCAAGCTCGATGTGCTGTTGCAGGAAGGTCACGCGCAAACCGCCACCGCCCAGCTGTTCGAAGAAGAAGGCTTCAAGATCGAAGTCGATGAGGCCAGCCAGAAGCTGTTTACCAGCATGATCGAGAAACTGGCCGGCAATAAATGGGACGGTGACCGCGACAGCTGGCCCACTGCCCTGGAAGATTCCGACTGGGCACGCCTGACCACCGACCACAGCCAATGCACCAACCGCCATTGCCCCAACTTTGGCCAGTGCGCCTTCTACAAGGCCCGCGAAGGCATGGGCAAGGTCGATGTGATCGTCACCAACCACGACATGGTGCTGGCCGACCTGGCCCTGGGCGGCGGTGCGGTGTTGCCGGACCCGCGCGACACCCTTTATGTGTTTGACGAAGGCCACCACCTGCCCGACAAGGCCATCGGCCATTTCGCCCATTACACGCGCCTGCGCTCCACCGCCGACTGGCTCGAAACCACCGCGAAGAACCTCACCAAATTGCTGGCCCAGCACCCGCTGCCGGGCGACCTGGGCAAGCTGATCGAGCAGGTGCCGGAGCTGGCGCGCGAGATCAAGACCCAGCAGCAGTTCATGTTCAGTGCCTGCGAACAGGTCGCCGATTTCAAGCCGGGTGAAGATGTGGAGGGTCGTGAGCGTCCCCGCCATCGTTTTGTCGGCGGCCTGATCCCCGAGCATATGCGCGAAATGGGCATCGAGCTGAAGAAAGGCTTTTCACGCCTGACCGACCTGTTCACCCGTCTTACCGATTTGCTTAAAGAAGGCATGGACGGCGAGGTCAACATCGGCATCGCCAGTAACCAGGCCGAGGAATGGTACCCGCTGTTCGGCAGCCTGTTGTCCCGTTCCCAGGGCAACTGGGAGCTGTGGACCGCCTTCACCGTCGAAGACCCGGAAGACAACCCGCCCATGGCGCGCTGGCTGACCCTGTCGGAAAGCGGTGCGCTGTTCGATATCGAGGTCAACGCCAGCCCGATCCTGGCCGCCGAAATGCTGCGTCGCAACCTGTGGAATGTGGCCTACGGTTGCCTGGTGACCTCCGCCACGCTGACCGCGCTGGGCACCTTCGACCGCTTCCGCATGCGCGCCGGCCTGCCGAAAAAGGCCGTCACCGCCGTGGTGCCAAGCCCGTTCCATCACGCCGATGCGGGCGTGCTGCGGGTGCCGGACCTCAAGGCCGACCCACGGGACGCAGCGGCGCACACCGCCGCCATCATCCGGGACCTGCCGGAGCTGGTCGAAGGCTCGCGCGGTACCCTGGTGCTGTTCTCGTCACGCAAACAGATGCAGGACGTATTCGACGGCCTCGACCGTGACTGGCGCAAGCAGGTGTTTATCCAGGGCAACCTGTCCAAGCAGGAGACCTTGAACAAACACAAGGCGCGTGTAGACGGCGGGGACTCCAGCGTGCTGTTCGGCCTGGCCAGCTTCGCCGAAGGCGTGGACTTGCCGGGTGCCTACTGCGAACACGTGGTGATTGCCAAGATCCCGTTCTCGGTGCCGGACGATCCGGTCGAGGCGGCCCTGGCCGAGTGGATCGAGGCGCGGGGCGGTAACCCGTTCATGGAGATCTCGGTGCCGGATGCTTCCTTGAAGCTGGTCCAGGCCTGCGGTCGCTTGCTGCGTACCGAAGAAGACCGGGGCACCATCACCTTGCTCGACCGCCGTTTGGTCACCCAGCGTTATGGCAAGGCTATCCTGAATGCCTTGCCGCCGTTCAGGCGCGAAATTTCTTAAGCCACTGTGGGCGTTTTCGCCCACTTCGTGGTCTATCTCACTGTATTTCAACAGGCCATTCATCGGCCGTCTGGGAGAACCTTGTTCGTATGATTCGCACGCTGCCCGCCGTTTTTGCCTTGCTGTTCGCCGCGCCCCTGATGGCCGCGCCCGTTGGGCAACAGACTCTGTTCAACTTCGTCCGGCCTGCCGATGTGGTCAAGGTGGCGACCCAGGACGCCAGCCTGCCGCAATACAACGCCGAACAAACCCCCGAAGGCGAAGTGCTGCGCCGCATCACGTTCAACCCGGCCGCCGAACCAAGCCTGGTGCTGAGCCCGCAGACCGGCACCTGGGACTGGTCTCAGTCGGGTGCCATGAGCCTGCGTATCCAGAGTGCAATGGACTGGGCGTTGACCCTCTACGTCAAGGTGCAGAGCGCGGATGGCAAGACCCTGGTCAGCCGCATCGACCTGCCCGCCGGCCCGGCCCAGACCTTGCTGGTGCCGCTGCAGGCCAATTCGCCGCTGAGCCAGGGCATGAAGGCCGGCCCACCGATGCCGATCACCATGGACGGCCAGCGTGTGCTGCTGGCCAGCAGTGCAGGTGAAATCGACCGCAGCCAGGTGGTGTCGGTGACCGTGTCGATGCTCAAGCCTAATGCCGCCCAAAGCATCCTGCTTGAGCGCTTTGGCGTGCAGGACAGCGAGCCGGTGCTGAAGGCGGCCTACAGCGAGCTGGTGGATGCCTACGGTCAATCCACCCGTGCGCGGTGGCCGGAAAAGGTCAGCAGTGACGAACAGCTCAAGGCCGCCGCCGCCAAGGAGCAACAGCAGCTCCAGGGCTGGCTGGCCACGCGGGATAAATCCGCTTTGGACCAATACGGCGGCTGGAACAAAGGCCCGGCATTCGACGCCAGCGGTTTTTTCCGTACCGAGAAGCGCGATGGGCGCTGGTACCTGGTGACGCCGGAGGGGCATCCGTTCTACTCCCTGGGCGTCAATACCGTGGCCCCGGACAACAGCCAGACCTACGTGGCCGGCCGTGAATGGATGTTCGCCGCGCTGCCCAAGGGCGGCGAACCCTTCGATAAGTACTACGGCAGCGGCGACAACCGCAGCGGCAACGGCGCGGGGGAAGGCCGTGGCTTTGGTGCCGGGCGTTGGTATGACTTTTACGGCGCCAACTTGCAGCGCACCTATGGCGGTGACGGCTTCGACCAGAAACGCTGGGTCACTCACACCCTCGACCGCTTGCAGGCATGGGGTTTCAACACCGTCGGCAATTGGAGCGACGAGAGTCTGGCCACCGCTGACCGGGTTCCCTACACCTTGCCGCTGTCGATCGTCGGTGATTACGCCAGTATCAGCACCGGCACCGACTGGTGGGGCGGCATGCCCGACCCGTTCGACCCGCGTTTCGCCATGGCCACCGAGCGCGCCGTGGCGATTGCCGCCCGTGACCACCGTGATGACCCCTGGTTGATCGGCTTCTTTGCCGACAACGAGCTGGCCTGGGCCGGCCCCGGCGATGATCCGAAATCCCGCTACGCCTTGGCGTACGGCACGTTGCGCATGACCACCGACGTGCCGGCCAAGCGCGCGTTCCTCAAGCAACTGCGCGACAAGTACCGCAACGAAGAAGGTTTGTCGAAAGCCTGGGGTATCGAATTGAAGGGCTGGGAGCTGATGGAAGACCCGGGTTTCGAACCGCCGATGCCGAATCCCGAGCACCCGGAAATCGAGGCGGACTTCAAATACTTCCAGAAGACCTTCGCCGATGCCTACTTCAAGACCATTTCCGACTCGCTGAAATGGCACGCTCCCCATCAACTGCTGCTGGGCGGCCGTTATGCGGTCAGCACGCCGGAAGCCGTGGCCTCCTGTGCGCAATATTGCGATGTGTTGAGTTTCAACATGTACACCCTCAAACCCCAGGACGGTTATGACTTTGCCGCGTTGCGGGAGTTGGACAAGCCGGTGCTGATCACCGAATTCAACTTCGGCTCGGCCGACCGTGGGCCGTTCTGGGGCGGCGTGACGCAGTTGGCCAGGGAAGAAGATCGCGGCGCGGCGTATGCCAACTTCCTCAAGCAGGCCATGGCCGAGCCGTCGATTGTCGGCGTGCATTGGTTCCAGTACCTGGACCAGCCGGTGACCGGGCGTCTGCTGGACGGTGAGAATGGTCATTTTGGCCTGGTGGGCATCACCGACGTACCATTCCAGGGTTTTGTTGACAGCGTGCGCAAAAGCAACCTGGCAGCCGTCGACCAACTGGGCCAGGAAGCGCAAAAGGCCAAGGTGGCAGGCGCCGCGCGTGAAAGTGAAGGTGGCAGGGCCGGGCATGAAGGCAAAGGCCCGGGGCAGGGCGCCGGGCATGCAGGCGGGCACTCAGGGAATGGTCATTGATTGAGCGCTGACGGGTTCACAAAACCCACCAGGGCTGGAACAATGTCGGCCACTTTTTTCGATGTTTTCCGAGGGCGCTCAGGTGCAGATCCAGGGTCATTACGAACTCCAGTTCGAAGCGGTACGTGAAGCGTTCGCCGCGTTGTTTGATGACCCGCAGGAGCGTGGTGCCGGGCTCTGCATCCAGATCGGCGGCGAAACAGTCGTCGACCTGTGGGCCGGCACCGCCGACAAGGACGGCGCCGAGGCCTGGCACAGCGACACCATCGTCAACCTGTTCTCCTGCACCAAGACCTTCACCGCCGTCACAGCCCTGCAATTGGTGGCCGAAGGCAAATTGCAACTGGATGCGCCGGTCGCCAATTACTGGCCGGAATTCGCCGCCGCTGGGAAAGAAGCCATCACCCTGCGCCAGTTGCTGTGCCACCAGGCCGGGTTGCCGGCGATCCGCGAGATGCTGCCCACCGAAGCCCTGTACGACTGGCAATTGATGGTCGATACCCTGGCGGCAGAAGCCCCTTGGTGGACGCCGGGCCAGGGCCATGGCTACGAGGCGATCACCTACGGCTGGCTGGTCGGTGAATTGCTGCGGCGTGCCGATGGTCGCGGGCCGGGAGAGTCCATCGTGGCGCGGGTCGCACGGCCATTGGGCTTGGACTTCCATGTGGGCCTGGCGGACGAAGAGTTTTATCGCGTGGCGCATATAGCACGCAGCAAAGGCAATATGGGCGATGAAGCCGCGCAACGTTTACTGCAAGTAATGATGCGCGAACCGACCGCCATGACCACCCGTGCATTTGCCAATCCACCGTCTATTCTGACCAGCACTAATAAACCCGAATGGCGTCGTATGCAGCAGCCGGCGGCAAATGGTC of Pseudomonas azotoformans contains these proteins:
- a CDS encoding ATP-binding protein, which translates into the protein MRLLPRSLFGRLVLILVSGMLAAQALTSSIWYDRRHGQVLEIPARLIATRLADVVRLVHSDPQQADVLIKLLDTPNFRLTLSDQASNTPSTLHDSDRPTEQLIKKVLSEKTGYAQSLILLRLSLVDGDGQTAGLSTLLGSKPVVGQFLIDLRLPDGRWLQVDASEEQGWTSTSPLDLLFDYVMRIYLLRVLVLVLIALVAVRLAIRPLNALAKAAEALGRDIQRPPLSVDGPTEVRRAAQAFNAMQQRLIANIAERTRFLAAISHDLRSPITRLRLRTEMLEDNRTKERFRSDLEEMEHMVSSTLDFVSSGEINETRQNIDINALLQSLQADLQDVGEQVVIDGRAKQPLPGYARSLKRCVQNLLENAVRYGRDVVVRVEDKADSLKIVISDRGPGIPQEQLEQVMEPFYRVEGSRNAETGGYGLGLSIAHTIAKAHGGRLALHNREGGGLEVVLQLWRAGLPQQAC
- a CDS encoding SEC-C metal-binding domain-containing protein → MTQQPHVHGPDCNHDHDHHDHDHGHGHVHGPNCGHAHQEPVRNALKDVGRNDPCPCGSEKKFKKCHGA
- a CDS encoding LEA type 2 family protein; translated protein: MLRIYSLMLALTLGLTGCASWFEDDAPPPHVSLVKVEVVRAKLLEQKFKLYFRVDNRDDADLTVRGLIYKVTLDDFVLTEGESNEWLTVPPRGHAFFKVSVRTNLWPQIRDVVQMLKKPDRPVPYRLEGELKTGLFIGYDVQVNHNGEIIPGDFIPERHR
- a CDS encoding YchJ family protein, with the translated sequence MSTSICPCGSGNLLDACCGHYHAGHPAPCATALMRSRYSAYVLGLVDYLVATTLPAQQPGLDRAAIAAWSAQSTWLGLEVESSEVFGGQPEHAFVTFTARWHDSTGEHSHREQSSFVQNDGRWYFIDPTVEVKAGRNDACLCGSGQKFKKCCSSYL
- a CDS encoding DUF6231 family protein, producing the protein MTAGISDRTPQQALAALLDLHQPKRLLLLGASQFPALEAFQAAHPDTQVALAPPGPLSAELAAQRFDLALVVDCLEHLSKPQGLTLLGGIRNLNASRIAVLVDLGACDWKDTDFFSLALQAGERFQRDEQVLTLFTYDLLDYKQVPDWLNARFWANPENFGKYWW
- a CDS encoding OmpA family protein, with the protein product MSIMRTALPLVLLTGVLTGCAGLQKTDWPTCAAVGGVTGAAIGATESSAYAGYGALLVGGMAGAYCWVHGDGDEDGDGVPDSRDKCPGTPKGVQVDANGCPPAPPPAVVEEVVVVKEETIVIRDVHFQFDSAKLTAADTAKLDTVATRLKQEAPGAQLRVSGHTDSVGKDAYNQKLSEKRAHSVVEYLIKSGVPRSSFVSVTGAGESHPVADNKTAEGRALNRRTEIQINR
- a CDS encoding collagen-like triple helix repeat-containing protein; the protein is MRKVFLLALLVSPVALAQSVSVEPNSLMRLPNSTSVLQLERLEVADYGTLLIPANISQVSVDELRLGRDARIAIVPGSTALQLQVRHAQLEHGSQITSRGAPGTHEKPAKAGRDLTLRINSLAAEELSVDARGGAGAQGYAGLDGANGVDPGCTWGSAGRGANGDNGGDGLPGASGAQVRVELPQDFPAQQIKVWVDGGPGGLAGTAGKPGKGGQSKGCLVYRADGGEKGRPGLEGQPGPAGPAGTVTIQRL
- a CDS encoding CopD family protein, with the protein product MTAFSLAYTLHVLAALVWVGGMFFAWMILRPAAVAALEGPARLKLWANVFQRFFVWVWVAVAVLPISGIGLLHLRFNGFETAPRYVQVMMGLYLVMTALFIRIQALKFPELRKAVAAEDWPAGAAVLGQIRRLVGINLIVGLVVVAIASARPML
- the dinG gene encoding ATP-dependent DNA helicase DinG codes for the protein MISTELKTTIQGAYSRFLEAKSLKPRYGQRLMIAEVAKVLGDIDTDDEGRREGEPAVVAVEAGTGTGKTVAYSLAAIPTAKAAGKRLVIATATVALQEQIVYKDLPDLMRNSGLNFTFALAKGRGRYMCLSKLDVLLQEGHAQTATAQLFEEEGFKIEVDEASQKLFTSMIEKLAGNKWDGDRDSWPTALEDSDWARLTTDHSQCTNRHCPNFGQCAFYKAREGMGKVDVIVTNHDMVLADLALGGGAVLPDPRDTLYVFDEGHHLPDKAIGHFAHYTRLRSTADWLETTAKNLTKLLAQHPLPGDLGKLIEQVPELAREIKTQQQFMFSACEQVADFKPGEDVEGRERPRHRFVGGLIPEHMREMGIELKKGFSRLTDLFTRLTDLLKEGMDGEVNIGIASNQAEEWYPLFGSLLSRSQGNWELWTAFTVEDPEDNPPMARWLTLSESGALFDIEVNASPILAAEMLRRNLWNVAYGCLVTSATLTALGTFDRFRMRAGLPKKAVTAVVPSPFHHADAGVLRVPDLKADPRDAAAHTAAIIRDLPELVEGSRGTLVLFSSRKQMQDVFDGLDRDWRKQVFIQGNLSKQETLNKHKARVDGGDSSVLFGLASFAEGVDLPGAYCEHVVIAKIPFSVPDDPVEAALAEWIEARGGNPFMEISVPDASLKLVQACGRLLRTEEDRGTITLLDRRLVTQRYGKAILNALPPFRREIS
- a CDS encoding beta-galactosidase, which codes for MIRTLPAVFALLFAAPLMAAPVGQQTLFNFVRPADVVKVATQDASLPQYNAEQTPEGEVLRRITFNPAAEPSLVLSPQTGTWDWSQSGAMSLRIQSAMDWALTLYVKVQSADGKTLVSRIDLPAGPAQTLLVPLQANSPLSQGMKAGPPMPITMDGQRVLLASSAGEIDRSQVVSVTVSMLKPNAAQSILLERFGVQDSEPVLKAAYSELVDAYGQSTRARWPEKVSSDEQLKAAAAKEQQQLQGWLATRDKSALDQYGGWNKGPAFDASGFFRTEKRDGRWYLVTPEGHPFYSLGVNTVAPDNSQTYVAGREWMFAALPKGGEPFDKYYGSGDNRSGNGAGEGRGFGAGRWYDFYGANLQRTYGGDGFDQKRWVTHTLDRLQAWGFNTVGNWSDESLATADRVPYTLPLSIVGDYASISTGTDWWGGMPDPFDPRFAMATERAVAIAARDHRDDPWLIGFFADNELAWAGPGDDPKSRYALAYGTLRMTTDVPAKRAFLKQLRDKYRNEEGLSKAWGIELKGWELMEDPGFEPPMPNPEHPEIEADFKYFQKTFADAYFKTISDSLKWHAPHQLLLGGRYAVSTPEAVASCAQYCDVLSFNMYTLKPQDGYDFAALRELDKPVLITEFNFGSADRGPFWGGVTQLAREEDRGAAYANFLKQAMAEPSIVGVHWFQYLDQPVTGRLLDGENGHFGLVGITDVPFQGFVDSVRKSNLAAVDQLGQEAQKAKVAGAARESEGGRAGHEGKGPGQGAGHAGGHSGNGH
- a CDS encoding serine hydrolase domain-containing protein; the encoded protein is MQIQGHYELQFEAVREAFAALFDDPQERGAGLCIQIGGETVVDLWAGTADKDGAEAWHSDTIVNLFSCTKTFTAVTALQLVAEGKLQLDAPVANYWPEFAAAGKEAITLRQLLCHQAGLPAIREMLPTEALYDWQLMVDTLAAEAPWWTPGQGHGYEAITYGWLVGELLRRADGRGPGESIVARVARPLGLDFHVGLADEEFYRVAHIARSKGNMGDEAAQRLLQVMMREPTAMTTRAFANPPSILTSTNKPEWRRMQQPAANGHGNARSLAGFYSGLLDGSLLEADMLEQLTREHSIGPDKTLLTQTRFGLGCMLDQPQLANATFGLGPRAFGHPGAGGSVGFADPEHDVAFGFVTNTLGPYVLMDPRAQKLVRILAGCL